A stretch of the Phycisphaerae bacterium genome encodes the following:
- a CDS encoding PH domain-containing protein — translation MRVRIDLSARRSSRQSAQRLMHASCGQTPGAGADARPIPALSDLLPANLLSGDEIVILAMKPSLWFVLFVSARWILAMAVLLVLVGNWGHRFPLLDRPVVLQGAVAVAAARLGFALLQWVSRLYVLTNRRILRLMGILNIDLFECQLTRIQNTYLTMSWYERLVRLGSISFATAGTGGVEASWWYVNHPLEVHERIRAAIHRARGPANGV, via the coding sequence ATGCGAGTTCGCATTGACCTTTCCGCCAGGCGCTCGAGCCGCCAGTCCGCCCAACGGCTCATGCATGCGTCCTGCGGCCAGACGCCCGGGGCCGGTGCGGACGCCCGCCCGATCCCCGCCCTCAGCGACCTGCTGCCCGCCAATCTGCTCAGCGGCGACGAGATTGTCATTCTGGCGATGAAGCCTTCTCTCTGGTTTGTCTTGTTTGTCTCGGCCCGCTGGATCCTGGCCATGGCGGTGCTGCTGGTTCTCGTCGGGAACTGGGGGCACCGGTTTCCGCTACTCGACCGGCCGGTGGTGCTGCAAGGCGCGGTGGCGGTGGCCGCCGCCCGACTGGGTTTCGCCTTGCTGCAATGGGTATCGCGGCTCTATGTGCTGACCAACCGGCGGATTCTCCGGCTGATGGGCATCCTGAACATTGACCTGTTCGAATGCCAGTTGACCAGGATCCAGAACACCTACCTGACGATGAGCTGGTACGAGCGTCTGGTCAGGCTGGGCAGCATCTCGTTCGCGACCGCGGGCACCGGCGGCGTCGAAGCCTCCTGGTGGTACGTCAATCATCCGCTGGAAGTGCACGAGCGCATCCGTGCGGCGATCCATCGGGCCCGCGGCCCGGCCAACGGCGTCTGA
- a CDS encoding aldo/keto reductase — protein sequence MSPKEKTRREFIQSAGAMVAGTALVHQGGFVGAAVTGTMPADTAKILNYNAKMGYRRLGKTGIMISEISLGGHGGRSVEDRRPVLQRAIELGMNYVDNNIVEECALYGQAMGSDLRKHFYIGFASWPEKLTSEYEDHLSPDGMLREIDARLRAYKTDRLDLWRPVGATWGEGQTRQATMWEVNEKTLDLVAGVFERAHKQGKVRFLGISAHKPSVFRRVLTKYPQFSVILFPYMFLTKAYDGDSLLALAQEKDVGVIGIKPFAAGATFGGKPTQFNGKVDSRAPALLKAMLQEKRLSAVIPGVEVASQLDENVKASYERHRPLDAKDQQALRECADNLLANLSPRYQWLHDWTVV from the coding sequence GGCTTCGTCGGGGCCGCGGTCACCGGGACCATGCCCGCCGACACCGCGAAGATCCTCAACTACAACGCCAAGATGGGGTACCGGCGGTTGGGTAAGACCGGGATCATGATTTCCGAGATCAGCCTGGGCGGCCACGGCGGCAGATCGGTCGAGGACCGCCGGCCGGTCCTCCAGAGGGCGATCGAACTGGGCATGAACTACGTCGACAACAATATCGTCGAGGAATGCGCCCTCTACGGACAAGCGATGGGCTCTGATCTCCGCAAACACTTCTACATCGGCTTCGCCTCCTGGCCGGAGAAACTCACCAGCGAGTATGAGGACCATCTGAGTCCCGATGGCATGCTCCGGGAGATCGACGCTCGTCTCAGGGCGTACAAGACCGACAGGCTCGATCTGTGGAGACCGGTCGGAGCGACCTGGGGCGAAGGCCAGACCCGGCAGGCGACCATGTGGGAAGTCAACGAGAAGACGCTCGATCTGGTTGCGGGGGTGTTTGAGAGGGCTCACAAACAAGGCAAGGTCCGCTTTCTGGGGATCTCGGCCCACAAGCCGAGCGTGTTCCGGCGGGTACTCACCAAGTACCCGCAGTTCTCGGTGATCTTGTTCCCGTACATGTTCCTGACGAAGGCCTACGACGGAGACAGCCTGCTGGCCCTCGCTCAAGAGAAGGATGTCGGCGTGATTGGAATCAAGCCGTTCGCGGCGGGAGCGACCTTCGGGGGCAAGCCGACGCAGTTCAACGGCAAGGTCGATTCGCGAGCTCCCGCGCTGCTCAAGGCGATGCTGCAGGAGAAGCGGTTGTCGGCGGTCATTCCCGGGGTCGAGGTGGCCTCGCAACTCGACGAGAATGTGAAGGCGTCCTACGAACGTCACAGGCCGCTGGACGCGAAGGACCAGCAGGCCTTGCGCGAATGCGCCGACAATCTCCTTGCCAACCTCTCTCCTCGCTACCAGTGGCTGCACGACTGGACAGTGGTGTGA